The sequence tgggttcatgtctctctctgtgtctctctctgggtctatgtctctctctgtggttctctgggttcatgtctctctctgtgtctctctctgtgtctctctctgtgtttctctgggtTCATGTCTCTCTTCcattctctatctttctctctctctctctctgactctctctgtttctgtctgtccctctctctttgtctctctttgtttctgtctcaccctctctctctctgtccctctctctttgtctctctgtttctgtctctctctctctatttgtctctctttgtttctgtctcaccctctctctctctgtccctctgtctatgtctctccccCAGGCCTACATGCCAAAGGGGGCCTACAAGAAGAGTGCGTTGCACCAGTGTGACGCCTCGGCTCTGCTCAACCTCCTCAACTTCTGTAACTGGTTCCGCGTGGACCCCCAGTTGGTCCGAGAGGTACACACGCGCCCTTCTACACAAGCACCCAAACCCATGTATACTTacatgaaagcacacacacactcacacacacagatttgttatacatatattatacacTCACCCTTCTGAGTTCCAATATGGCATTGATAAATTACATCTGATCTTCCTTGTacacaacacatacatacatacattatatagCCTTTGCAGACACTGTTAATACATTATGAGCCGGTCCTGGTAGCTGCTGTGTGCTGGCTTCCTGTTAGAGTGTTTTACTACCAAAGATCCCCAAATGAAAACCCGTCACTATGATGAGTGTCCCTAGAGTCGTTCAGAGGATTCCCCCAAACAGAATCCCCCAAACGCGCGTATACTGACACCTCGGAGATGGTGCCTGGTAATGTGTGAGTGACCCATGACCCCACCGGTGTGCAGGTGATCTGCTGCCGGAACGAGTTGATGCACTCCGGCGAGATGTGCATGGACGACGGCTGGATGGAACGGTACCGCGGCGCTCTGTTGAGGCTGctgcgccacctccaccaccaggtgGTGCCACTGGACGAGGCTGTGCAGCAGATAGAGGAGGTGAGCAGGGGCGTGTCCAGGCAGGGTGAGTGGCTGGCCCAGGGGTGGAATATGAAGTAGTAATGGGCGGTTGCTTAGTTGTCAATGGGTCAAACCTTTCGGGTTTTGTTACTTTTCGTTAATGCTTGATTAATGTgccaaaatgtgtgtgtttattttgacCTTGTCTGCCTGTAGATCTTTACAGTAGACTGGTCAACATGCATCACTGGTTCAGACCAAATGGATGGTGCAGACGACGATAATGGTTTGCAGGTGGACTCTGTAAGCCAATCGGACACCATGGCTCTGTCCGTAAGCCAATTGGAAGCTGAGCTGTTGGGAGAGAGGCTGCGGGAGCTTCTGCAAGACACAGAAACCCAGGTAGGTGCAAAGCAACGAAAAAGACAAATAAATGCTTACTGAATTATATGCTCTATAAACTTGTGTTACTTCTTAAACTGCATGTCAGGACCAAAAATGGGTCACCCACAGTCTACTAGGTGTGGTAGGCTTGGAGATGCACAGAACGCACCACTTGGAAAACACAGAAATCAAAGTACacatgatagtgtgtgtgtgtgtgtgtgtgtgtgtgtgtgtgtgtgtgaaatcgtCTTCGGGTGATGAAAAGGTTTTACCGTGATGGGTTAAacataattctctctctctctctctctctctctctctcaggatgcTGAGTGTTTGCTGAGACTGAGGGAGTTCCTCCAGGCCAACACAGATCTGAGAGAGCGTTTCTCGTTGGAGCTTCAAGCGTTCCGCCCACAGGAAGCAGCAGCAATGTCGTCGTGACCCAGCGATCATTATTTGATTAAATGTCCAAtaagcaataataaataatttcaAGACCACTTGtataatgataatataatagCATAATAATGCAACACAACTGGACTACCGGTCATGTACTTCTGGGACATGCATACTCATCTCGTAGCCTTTTCAAATGTAATTTTATTAATGTTAAGTTTCACGTGCAGAAATATGTTCTTAAAAATGTACTTTGTATAATCATTCATAAATGCACAAAATTACTTTAGTGTAGGCTGATGATTGCTGGCATCTTCTTTATGAAACCGGGCATTGAACTACTAAAGTTATCCGTTTTGGGGGTTGTAGTCCCAAAGGTAGTGATGTAAGAAGTAGGTGACCAAGGGGTCAAGGACACTTGGGAGTGAGCTAAAGACCTTTGGTCTGTTTTATATGGAAGAGGGTATTAAAGGCTACCATAATTATCAATATATTGCCACAGGCTTAGATGTAATACTTAGGGTTTCCAGTAGATGtcctcttttgttttgttttgcagtTTCTGTAAAATATCGTCACCTGTTTTATGAGTCACGTCAGGCCCGTCGCTATGGGCGGGCCATAGGTGGCCGGGCCCGCCCCCCACAATGCTAGTGAGGGGCACAGatctaaagaaaaaaagaaagaaaaaaatggtgaattatatttgataattcactgttgccaagtataattgaccgctgtaaaggtaaacaaaggattttttgcctctttggtatcactcctgaTACCAAAAATTGTATCAGTTTTCTTTGgcttactttcaacaccttctgtctgaaacccttctggacctaggatcggactacaaagttaagttaagtaagtGCGTcagttttctttctttatttatttatttctgaacttcaaacgtctgcgtgttttgttttgtgttttgtgcgtggagtcgtgcagctgttggtggatgacacctactggccggctagactgctgctaacccccggcgccgtccaactggcttccccgtctccagcgtagctgcaaccggcttgctccactcctctgcctccgctgtgctggctctgtggcttaaccataatcgcctggatctaccgctggcttcttccgacttcacaacctgtggatttttaacctgttcctctggattgcgctatgtttgactctcacaaaacgagcgcatctctgccgctccgttactcggtaacggagatgttacgtctacggatcttctcaaggacccccccacctcagcttgcat is a genomic window of Gadus morhua chromosome 8, gadMor3.0, whole genome shotgun sequence containing:
- the LOC115549281 gene encoding uncharacterized protein CXorf38 homolog isoform X2, translating into MAHQQLANRLNNSGYKNWLKAGQCLLVLAGGIAPYIDHEIRSFHEYVLDQNTQLQRRCHSGCSSKGKLLFLCPLCSEWSKVILRYHRQPNVSTVNWDNCSPALWSQDHWELAKAYMPKGAYKKSALHQCDASALLNLLNFCNWFRVDPQLVREVICCRNELMHSGEMCMDDGWMERYRGALLRLLRHLHHQVVPLDEAVQQIEEVDSVSQSDTMALSVSQLEAELLGERLRELLQDTETQDAECLLRLREFLQANTDLRERFSLELQAFRPQEAAAMSS
- the LOC115549281 gene encoding uncharacterized protein CXorf38 homolog isoform X1, with amino-acid sequence MAHQQLANRLNNSGYKNWLKAGQCLLVLAGGIAPYIDHEIRSFHEYVLDQNTQLQRRCHSGCSSKGKLLFLCPLCSEWSKVILRYHRQPNVSTVNWDNCSPALWSQDHWELAKAYMPKGAYKKSALHQCDASALLNLLNFCNWFRVDPQLVREVICCRNELMHSGEMCMDDGWMERYRGALLRLLRHLHHQVVPLDEAVQQIEEIFTVDWSTCITGSDQMDGADDDNGLQVDSVSQSDTMALSVSQLEAELLGERLRELLQDTETQDAECLLRLREFLQANTDLRERFSLELQAFRPQEAAAMSS